From one Flavobacterium kingsejongi genomic stretch:
- a CDS encoding heavy metal translocating P-type ATPase, whose translation MDRNNCFHCGLEVAENDTILFDQKAFCCSGCKTVYEIFSANDLTTYYDFEKSPGATPLHTKGKYDFLAHEDIVSKLLEFHEKETAIISLNIPHIHCSSCIWILENLHKLLDGIVTSQVNFGRKTVRIIFNPEKTNVQEIVLLLCSVGYEPYISLEDYEAVKTGTDRSLIYKIGVAFFSFGNVMLLSFPDYFDVGEYWLDHYKGFFRWLIFLLALPSFFYAANGYYTSAYKSLRSKMYTIDIPIALGLIVMFIRSTIDMFFDYGQGFFDSLTALVFFMLLGKLFQQKTYNFLSFERDFKSYFPIAVTKIESDLTEFSVPVYEIEKGDRLLIRNQELLPVDGILISEATEIDYSFVTGEAVPIPKKSGDKLYAGGKQLGNSVVLEVLKPVSQSYLTQLWSNEVFQKKVDRKHKTITDTISHYFTPILLIIALAGFTFWIFRDVTTAFNVFTAVLIVACPCALALTAPFTLGNVLRIMGKKKFYLKNAVVIEQLAQVDTIVFDKTGTITSGQAAAIRFEGGLISAEHAVFIKNILQGSNHPLSRKLYDFLPATAHKKVTGFEELPGKGISGYIEGHNIRIGSAAYLGKPAEKGFLKTSVHCMIDGTYVGAYIFETRYREGLQALFTQLRNQQYTIKILSGDNEGERSLLKDLLPEHTELVFNQKPEQKLAFIAKLQEEGRNVMMIGDGLNDAGALAQSNVGISISENVNVFSPACDGILDAAQFSNIGRFLELSKKAIFTIKMSFTLSLLYNVVGLAFAVSGKLSPLVATIIMPLSTVTIVSFVTLLSNYYAKKAFRSKKKPTATDYEMAAV comes from the coding sequence ATGGACAGGAATAATTGTTTCCATTGTGGATTGGAAGTTGCAGAAAATGATACAATCCTTTTTGATCAGAAAGCATTTTGCTGTAGCGGATGCAAAACGGTGTATGAAATTTTCAGCGCGAATGATCTGACGACATATTATGATTTTGAAAAATCGCCGGGAGCGACACCGCTTCACACAAAAGGGAAATATGACTTTTTGGCTCATGAAGACATAGTGTCGAAATTGCTGGAATTTCACGAAAAAGAAACGGCGATCATTTCCCTCAATATTCCGCACATCCATTGCAGTTCCTGTATTTGGATTTTAGAAAATCTACACAAATTGCTGGATGGGATTGTAACCTCGCAGGTAAATTTTGGCAGGAAGACCGTTCGGATTATCTTCAATCCTGAAAAAACAAATGTACAGGAAATTGTGCTTTTGCTCTGTTCTGTCGGATATGAGCCTTATATTAGCCTGGAAGACTATGAGGCTGTAAAAACAGGTACCGACAGGAGCCTGATCTATAAAATTGGGGTGGCCTTTTTTTCTTTTGGAAATGTGATGCTGTTGTCTTTTCCGGACTATTTTGATGTAGGGGAATATTGGCTGGATCATTACAAGGGTTTTTTCAGATGGTTGATTTTTCTATTGGCATTGCCTTCGTTCTTTTATGCGGCAAATGGCTATTATACCTCAGCTTACAAAAGCCTGCGGTCCAAAATGTACACTATTGATATCCCGATTGCCCTGGGTCTCATCGTGATGTTTATCCGGAGTACTATCGATATGTTTTTTGATTATGGCCAGGGTTTTTTTGACAGCCTTACCGCTTTGGTATTTTTCATGCTCCTGGGCAAATTATTCCAGCAGAAAACCTATAATTTCCTATCTTTTGAACGGGATTTTAAGTCCTATTTCCCCATTGCGGTGACCAAAATTGAATCGGATTTAACGGAATTTTCTGTTCCGGTCTACGAAATAGAAAAAGGCGATCGCCTGTTAATCCGAAATCAGGAATTGCTCCCTGTAGATGGCATACTGATTAGTGAGGCCACCGAAATTGATTACAGTTTTGTAACAGGAGAGGCGGTGCCGATTCCGAAAAAGTCCGGTGACAAATTGTATGCAGGAGGGAAGCAACTGGGAAACAGTGTGGTACTGGAAGTCCTGAAACCGGTATCCCAAAGCTATCTTACGCAATTGTGGAGCAACGAAGTATTCCAGAAGAAAGTAGACCGGAAACACAAAACAATCACCGATACCATCAGTCATTATTTTACACCTATTTTATTAATCATTGCTTTGGCGGGTTTTACGTTTTGGATCTTTCGTGATGTGACCACAGCCTTTAATGTTTTTACCGCAGTATTGATTGTAGCCTGTCCGTGTGCTTTGGCCTTAACAGCTCCATTTACGCTGGGAAATGTCTTACGGATCATGGGAAAGAAAAAATTCTACCTGAAAAACGCAGTGGTGATTGAGCAACTGGCCCAGGTGGATACGATTGTATTTGATAAAACAGGAACGATTACCTCCGGTCAGGCAGCTGCAATAAGATTTGAAGGTGGTTTAATTTCAGCCGAGCATGCGGTATTCATTAAAAATATACTTCAGGGATCCAACCATCCCCTGAGTCGTAAACTTTATGACTTTCTTCCGGCTACCGCCCATAAAAAAGTAACAGGTTTTGAAGAACTTCCGGGTAAAGGCATTTCCGGATATATCGAAGGGCATAACATTCGTATCGGTTCGGCAGCTTACCTGGGCAAGCCAGCAGAAAAAGGATTTTTGAAAACCAGTGTCCATTGTATGATTGATGGTACCTATGTGGGAGCTTATATTTTTGAAACCCGCTACCGGGAAGGATTGCAGGCACTTTTTACACAACTCCGGAATCAGCAGTATACGATTAAAATCTTATCGGGGGATAATGAAGGCGAGCGTTCACTGCTGAAAGATTTATTACCGGAACATACGGAATTGGTGTTTAACCAGAAACCGGAACAGAAATTAGCCTTTATCGCCAAATTACAGGAGGAAGGGCGCAATGTGATGATGATCGGAGACGGATTGAATGACGCCGGAGCATTGGCACAAAGTAATGTCGGTATTTCGATATCTGAAAATGTCAATGTTTTTTCCCCGGCCTGTGATGGCATATTGGATGCGGCGCAATTTTCGAATATCGGCCGCTTCCTGGAACTATCAAAAAAAGCCATTTTCACGATTAAAATGAGCTTTACCCTGTCGCTTTTATATAATGTGGTAGGACTGGCATTTGCTGTTAGTGGGAAGC
- the nfi gene encoding deoxyribonuclease V (cleaves DNA at apurinic or apyrimidinic sites), whose protein sequence is MVLNYDIITLEQATELQNQLCQKLSGLTLSKEITTIAGADISHNKNENTVYAGIVVLSYPGLELVSYALAKAETTFPYIPGFLGFREVPALLKAWELLPVKPDVTVLDGQGITHPRRMGIASHFGVLTDTMTIGCAKNKLYGTLEKDLEEKKFSTVLLYNRVQEEIGYVLRTKNKTAPVFISPGNHVSVPDSLEIMKNCVRTHRIPEPTRLAHEYVNLFRTGKLVPGYHRCDTQQTLW, encoded by the coding sequence ATGGTGCTGAATTACGATATAATAACTCTGGAACAGGCTACAGAACTGCAAAATCAGCTCTGTCAGAAATTATCGGGACTTACACTCTCCAAGGAGATTACCACCATTGCCGGTGCTGACATTTCCCATAATAAAAATGAGAACACTGTATATGCGGGAATAGTTGTGCTGAGTTATCCTGGGCTTGAATTGGTATCGTATGCTCTCGCTAAAGCCGAAACTACATTTCCCTATATCCCCGGATTTTTAGGTTTCCGGGAAGTTCCTGCCCTATTAAAAGCCTGGGAATTATTGCCCGTAAAACCGGATGTTACCGTACTGGACGGTCAGGGTATCACACATCCCAGACGTATGGGAATCGCCTCCCATTTTGGAGTGCTTACGGATACTATGACAATCGGTTGTGCCAAGAATAAACTTTACGGCACACTGGAAAAAGACCTGGAAGAAAAGAAATTCAGTACAGTATTGTTATACAATCGTGTGCAGGAAGAAATTGGCTATGTATTACGGACCAAAAACAAAACTGCTCCGGTATTCATTTCTCCCGGAAACCATGTGAGTGTGCCGGATAGTCTGGAAATTATGAAAAATTGTGTCAGGACCCACCGGATACCGGAACCTACCCGATTGGCTCACGAATATGTGAACCTCTTCCGAACCGGAAAATTAGTACCGGGTTACCACCGCTGCGATACCCAACAGACGCTTTGGTAA
- a CDS encoding Crp/Fnr family transcriptional regulator produces the protein MSKCEQCIVREFSSLKALTKDELLRMAECKTTKTIKKGEVIFEEGENVNGIFCIKEGVCKLTKLSSNGKDHIVKLVAKGELLGQRSMISDEPVNLSAVALEDMQVCFVPKNEVMGFFEKNNAFSMNVMKTICGDLKEADDLMVNLAQKTVKERLAYTLIYLYENFGNNPDDSLHIQLSREELASIIGTATESCIRLLSDYKKLGLIEISGKKIILRDLAKLRKMTE, from the coding sequence ATGAGTAAATGTGAACAATGCATTGTAAGAGAATTCAGCTCATTGAAAGCATTGACCAAGGACGAGCTATTGCGTATGGCCGAATGTAAGACGACGAAAACCATTAAAAAAGGGGAAGTCATTTTTGAAGAAGGTGAAAATGTAAACGGCATCTTCTGTATCAAAGAAGGGGTCTGCAAGCTCACAAAACTCAGTTCCAACGGTAAAGACCACATTGTAAAACTGGTTGCCAAAGGCGAATTATTAGGGCAACGATCGATGATCAGCGATGAACCGGTGAATTTAAGTGCTGTAGCGCTGGAAGACATGCAGGTTTGTTTTGTACCTAAAAATGAGGTTATGGGTTTCTTTGAAAAAAACAATGCCTTTTCCATGAATGTGATGAAAACCATCTGTGGTGACCTGAAAGAAGCAGATGACCTGATGGTGAACCTGGCACAGAAAACCGTAAAAGAAAGACTGGCCTACACCTTAATCTATCTCTACGAGAACTTCGGCAATAATCCTGACGATTCCCTTCATATCCAGCTTTCCAGGGAGGAATTGGCCAGCATTATCGGTACAGCTACCGAAAGTTGTATCCGCCTCTTATCCGATTATAAAAAATTAGGGCTCATCGAAATTTCCGGTAAAAAAATCATCCTCCGGGATTTAGCTAAACTGCGTAAAATGACGGAATGA
- a CDS encoding DUF763 domain-containing protein, with protein MKRSGSADLPLHNGHVPMWLAERMSKLGLAIVETIAAEFSTSEVISKLSNPFWFQSFGAVMGMDWHSSGITTSVMGALKRAVNPHSKELGIYICGGKGKHSLQTPNELRTVGNKTGLNGDELALYSRLTAKVDNTAIQDGFQLYLHSFVVNDKGEWAVIQQGMNNNSSTARRYHWHSENLQSFVSTPHTFIYGQNQGPILNFTAENAGIVRDKTLEICKEHPDKIMREIMHLKMPNHHDVRIEDVNTKRLGAMLWLAHENKPEDFEELLLLKGMGPRALQSLALVSEVIYGTPTRFEDPARFSFAHGGKDGHPFPVPVNIFDETISTLQSAINKAKIGNSDKLQAIRKLSEIAINAEKNFTPNDDRYSFEKVIEKERAESYKYGGQTVFGPAKKPKIITDSSQLKLF; from the coding sequence ATGAAACGTTCCGGTTCTGCTGACCTTCCCCTGCACAATGGCCATGTTCCCATGTGGCTGGCAGAGCGCATGTCCAAATTAGGCCTGGCCATAGTCGAAACGATAGCAGCGGAGTTCTCCACTTCCGAAGTCATCAGTAAGCTGAGCAATCCTTTTTGGTTTCAGAGTTTTGGAGCCGTCATGGGGATGGACTGGCACTCTTCCGGAATTACCACCTCGGTTATGGGCGCCTTAAAACGTGCCGTAAATCCACATTCCAAAGAGCTTGGCATTTATATTTGTGGCGGCAAAGGCAAACATTCCCTGCAAACACCAAATGAATTGCGCACTGTGGGTAATAAAACAGGACTGAATGGCGATGAACTGGCTTTGTACAGCCGCCTGACTGCAAAAGTAGACAATACTGCCATACAGGATGGATTCCAATTGTACCTGCACAGTTTTGTAGTCAATGATAAAGGAGAATGGGCCGTTATCCAGCAGGGCATGAATAATAATTCATCCACAGCGCGCCGTTACCACTGGCATTCCGAAAATTTACAATCTTTTGTCAGCACACCCCATACTTTTATCTACGGCCAAAACCAAGGGCCCATCCTGAACTTTACCGCTGAAAATGCTGGAATCGTACGGGACAAAACACTGGAAATCTGTAAAGAGCATCCGGATAAAATCATGCGTGAAATTATGCACCTCAAAATGCCCAATCACCACGATGTCCGGATTGAAGATGTGAACACCAAAAGGCTTGGTGCTATGCTTTGGCTTGCCCATGAAAATAAACCCGAAGATTTTGAGGAATTGCTCTTATTGAAAGGAATGGGGCCGAGAGCACTGCAATCCCTTGCCCTGGTGAGTGAAGTAATTTATGGGACACCTACGCGGTTTGAAGATCCGGCGCGGTTTTCTTTCGCCCATGGCGGAAAAGACGGGCATCCTTTCCCAGTCCCTGTAAACATCTTTGACGAAACTATCAGCACACTGCAAAGCGCTATTAATAAAGCTAAAATCGGAAATAGCGATAAACTGCAGGCCATCCGGAAACTATCCGAAATAGCCATCAATGCTGAAAAGAATTTTACGCCAAACGACGACCGCTACAGTTTTGAAAAAGTAATCGAAAAAGAAAGAGCCGAATCCTATAAATATGGGGGACAAACCGTTTTTGGGCCAGCCAAAAAGCCAAAAATAATAACCGATTCGTCCCAACTTAAATTATTCTAA